The genomic window tatcaatttctcCAAAATCAATTCCCTAAATTAATGACGAtaacatttagaaaaattttctaagttatttgtaacattttacaaTGATTCACATACAATGTTATCGATATCTtcaactttcttcttctccagATCATCATTATCTAAGCTTATATTTAAAGGTGGTTCACTAACTGATAATGGAGCTTCGCCATAAATCCATTCATATGTAGTAGTATTTCCtttatctaattaatttataatatttttagcataatatatgtatgtcacttttcaaaaaatgtttttattaatttagcaTACCGACTATGTATTGTATCATAGGAACACAACCATCATCATACTGTCTACCAAgagtataattaacaaaaccACAATAGAATTCTACAACTTTTTCTAATGACTTAATctttttagcaattttttcataaatttctggaagttcttttactttttcagaTAATTCCtgtttaatttgttttccAGGAATACCTAGCTGCTTACAAAGTGAGTTAAATTCCAACCTAGCTgcattttctgattttttatGGTCTGCCTCTCTTTTATTAAAGTCCtggtaaaaatatgttatattatttataaaaatataataatatacaatgtacatataataaatacccACAACTTGTATTTGTTCCAACttttgaatttgttttttagtacttggaatttcataattaacatttcttaTAAGTATCTGAGAAACTTCTGCAAGATATAAATTGTCTTTTTCatataatcgtaatatttCCTGCCAATCTTTCATTCTTTGTGAGCCATACCTGccaaatacattttttgtatcagcttcagtttctttcaatatttctactattttcaaacaatgaaaataatttatatctgaaagaataaaaattaaataataaatgtaaattgaattatgaacagaataaaatgtaaaatatttatgtagcaTACATGAACCAGATagtaattttgcaatttcctCGTGAACTGGCATATCTTGTATCgcattgttaattttttctctGATAGTTAAAACTTTTACATGCCAGTCCTTAGAACAATGTCTTCTGTTTATTAAccattctaataattttccaatattaatatcaataggAATATCCTGTTCctaaataagatataacatcaattataatttaaattgtattaaatattacacatactgcaaataagaaagttattatataaaattatgaaaacattaataaataaactatcaCATTAgagatattattaatttaatatatttttaatcataaattaattctataaaatatatgacatctagaaatatattctataaattctataaaattaaagattataaGTCTTATTgtgataaaaaatacaaggaaataCTATCATTATActtgcattaaataaatacaatattttttgttaaaaaataattattgattgtatattcatacatttaataaaataaatcgtttttaataacttataaaaatagatattgaATTGGATACGTGagaattcaaaaatttacctccataatataaaactttaatagttttactaaaatttgtttacgtCTTTTTCTTGGTTATAACAGCTGTTACTCTGCTTGTGTCGTGTCAGCATATTAAAGTGAGTGTAACAGTAAGGTTATTCTGCCGGCTGTCTAGAAGACACGTATTTCCGTGAAAACGGAATTTAAATTGATTACTACATATTAGTATTATTGTGTGTATGTAGGAATACATATTCCACATATTCCAATTgcagattaataaaaatcagcaATAGATACACTATGTTTTACGCTTTTAAatgctaaaattatttttttataaattagttaaaaaagataatgcATTAATTCTTCGGATACGAGGATgtgcgattttattttatataa from Bombus pyrosoma isolate SC7728 linkage group LG8, ASM1482585v1, whole genome shotgun sequence includes these protein-coding regions:
- the LOC122570116 gene encoding CDK5 regulatory subunit-associated protein 3, which codes for MEEQDIPIDINIGKLLEWLINRRHCSKDWHVKVLTIREKINNAIQDMPVHEEIAKLLSGSYINYFHCLKIVEILKETEADTKNVFGRYGSQRMKDWQEILRLYEKDNLYLAEVSQILIRNVNYEIPSTKKQIQKLEQIQVDFNKREADHKKSENAARLEFNSLCKQLGIPGKQIKQELSEKVKELPEIYEKIAKKIKSLEKVVEFYCGFVNYTLGRQYDDGCVPMIQYIVDKGNTTTYEWIYGEAPLSVSEPPLNISLDNDDLEKKKVEDIDNIGIDFGEIDINGGINFGDVNLEAGGEIDWGDENVEEAVLGNIDYNISLEESGIVVEAAGHEGGIATGTEAYTVLDNPSTRNDFINQLFELEAFLKLRLYEFKGDDSVNFLSFSQLQDSSSIVQNSTLENTQNMLDNVQVVLSEILDTKVQHLHNIKHSARYVDVLTSSLKQKLNLVDKMIALQKSVREKREKCAQEVTTVRPLLHLLIQRTKELQVEIEKDISKKYKNRVVHLTGGINML